A single window of Metallosphaera hakonensis JCM 8857 = DSM 7519 DNA harbors:
- a CDS encoding pyroglutamyl-peptidase I — protein sequence MILLFGFEPFQEYRENPAELIVRSLDGFSVGGERVRGVVLPVEYDKVEKIISSHITELKPILTLGIGLAPGRAKLTPEKVALNYKYSKEPDNSGTKGKGERIDPAGPDGIFNNLPVEDLVDYLNSKGIPAELSLSAGSYLCNMAMYIIVREAKRLGSFGGFIHVPCHEELAAKLGRQVPSMSLETMKRGITLSLEFLLNAVRPRSN from the coding sequence ATGATACTTCTCTTCGGTTTCGAACCATTTCAGGAGTATAGGGAGAACCCGGCAGAGCTCATAGTGAGGTCCCTTGATGGCTTCAGCGTGGGTGGGGAGAGAGTCAGAGGCGTTGTGCTCCCAGTGGAGTACGACAAGGTTGAGAAAATCATATCTTCCCACATCACGGAATTGAAGCCAATCCTCACCCTCGGGATCGGACTTGCCCCAGGGAGAGCTAAGCTCACCCCAGAGAAGGTGGCATTGAACTACAAGTACTCCAAGGAGCCCGACAACTCAGGAACCAAGGGGAAGGGGGAGAGAATCGACCCTGCGGGACCAGATGGGATATTTAATAACCTTCCCGTAGAGGATCTCGTGGACTATCTCAACTCCAAGGGAATCCCTGCAGAGCTCAGCCTGTCCGCCGGGAGCTACCTCTGTAACATGGCGATGTACATCATAGTGAGGGAAGCCAAGAGATTGGGGAGTTTCGGGGGCTTCATACACGTACCTTGTCATGAGGAACTCGCGGCTAAGCTGGGGAGACAGGTTCCATCCATGAGCCTCGAAACCATGAAGAGGGGTATAACGTTGAGCCTAGAGTTCCTGCTCAACGCAGTCAGGCCAAGAAGCAACTGA
- a CDS encoding ABC transporter ATP-binding protein, whose translation MIGESGSGKTTLAKILVGLERPDKGEVLLDGSVILSPKREMQVEERRNFSIVFQDPYGTLNPAKRVFDIVGFPLSVRGVRGGELRDAVYEVLRDVRLTPPELFSSKFPHQLSGGQRQRVAIARAVVYRPKFLIADEPTTMIDASLKAEVLKLLLDVTSKYGMGLITITHDFSIVPVISEKVIVMYRGRIVEEGPTTSVLRKPKHPYTQALMSAIPRLRGELSLKVREWGEEGACPFYSRCPLRVDECKIKEPPLREVQEGKVSCFLA comes from the coding sequence GTGATCGGGGAGTCCGGCTCGGGGAAGACCACGTTGGCCAAAATACTGGTGGGACTGGAGAGGCCAGACAAGGGGGAGGTCCTCCTTGACGGGTCCGTGATACTCTCCCCTAAGAGGGAAATGCAGGTGGAGGAGAGGAGAAACTTCTCCATTGTGTTCCAGGATCCCTACGGGACCCTAAACCCAGCCAAGAGGGTCTTCGACATAGTGGGCTTCCCCCTAAGTGTGAGGGGTGTGAGGGGAGGGGAGCTCAGGGATGCAGTGTACGAGGTCCTGAGGGACGTGAGGCTCACTCCTCCGGAGCTCTTCTCCTCCAAGTTCCCACATCAGTTGTCAGGGGGTCAGAGACAGAGGGTGGCCATAGCTAGGGCCGTAGTCTACAGGCCGAAGTTCCTAATAGCTGACGAGCCAACTACCATGATAGATGCCTCCCTGAAGGCGGAGGTCCTGAAGTTATTGTTGGACGTTACCTCAAAATATGGGATGGGACTGATAACGATAACCCACGACTTTAGCATTGTACCAGTTATATCGGAGAAGGTTATCGTCATGTACAGGGGGAGGATTGTGGAGGAAGGCCCTACTACCTCCGTACTGAGGAAGCCCAAACACCCCTACACTCAGGCCCTCATGTCCGCTATACCTAGGTTGAGGGGGGAGCTCTCACTCAAGGTTAGGGAGTGGGGGGAGGAGGGAGCTTGTCCCTTCTACTCCAGGTGTCCCCTGAGGGTAGACGAGTGTAAGATAAAGGAACCACCGCTTAGGGAGGTTCAGGAGGGCAAGGTCAGTTGCTTCTTGGCCTGA